In Vibrio pomeroyi, the genomic window TCTTTGGTCAAAACCTAGTGGCAAAAAATGAAGGTTTAATCAAAGCCGGTGATGTAGTTGAGGTACTAGAAACCAAAGAGAAAGAGCACTACGAAGACACATGGGGGGAGTCGCTGCACTTAACCTGTGTTGAACGTGAAGAGATCGCTCGCGACTTTACAACGTTTTGGTTAGAGCCTGCGAAAGAAAACCACTCACTGCCAAGTTATCAACCGGGACAACATTTACCGATTGAAATGGTGATTGATGGCGAGAAGGTCTCTCGTCGTTACACCTTATCTTCTAGCCCGTCACGAGCGGGTCGCTTAGCGATTTCAGTGAAGCGTGTCGATGATGGTCAAATCTCTAATTGGCTAAATGATCACTTCCAAGTGGGTGACACGCTAGTCGCTCAAAATCCAGATGGCGCATTCTACTTAGAAGATAACCCAACACATCCATTACTACTGTTGTCAGCGGGAAGCGGCATCACACCAATGTTGTCGATGCTTCGTTACTTAGCCGACCACGGTCAAATTGATGATGTGGTGTTCTATCACCAATGCAGCAGCGAAGAAGATATCCCTTATCAAGCTGAGATTGATAAGATCGCTCGCGAAAATGCTGGTCTAAGTGTGATCTATTCACTAAGCCAACCGACGAAAGAGTGGGATGGTCTGTCTGGTCGTTTGAGCGTGTCTCATGTCGCTAAAATTGATGAGTTACACAAGCGCCAAGCCTTCGTGTGTGGCCCTGACGGCTTTATGGATAATGCCAAGAAACTGCTGATTCAAATGGGGCTTAACCCTCAGCATTATCATCAAGAAGCGTTTGGTGTTGCTCAATCAACGGAAGAAGCGGTGAAGCAACTGCAGTTGAGCGTTAACGGCTACCTGTTCGAAGGCAATAACCAATCAACACTACTAGAGCAAGCTGAATCGGCAGGTGTGTCTATCGCATCAAGCTGTCGCGCGGGTTTCTGTGGTGCTTGTAAAGTGACCCTTGAGTCTGGGCAAGTTCATCAACCGGATGTACCGGCGTTGCAAGAGCATGAACGCAACATGGGGCAAATACTGGCGTGTTGCAGTGTGCCTCAAACTGATATCGAAGTCGTAGACTAACTCGGTAGGTCGAAAGACCAGTAAGAAAAGCGCATTGAATAGAAAAGGCCGGAAGTTCACTGAAATGAACTTCCGGCCTTTTTGATTCTGAGACTAATTCAGAAAATTAATCGTAGATCGTTGGGATTGGTTGACGCTTGTGTTGTGTTGCTTTGTAGATGCTCACCAAGCGGTCTGATACGTCTTGAGGTACTTCTTTACCTTCAAGGAAATCATCGATTTGGTCGTAAGAAAGGTTCAATGCTGCTTCGTCGGCTTTCTGTGGATCAAGCTCTTCTAGGTCGGCAGTAGGAACTTTCTTAACCAATAGCTCTGGCGCACCTAGCGTTGCTGCAAGTTCACGAACTTGACGCTTGTTCAGGCCAAACAAAGGCGCTAGATCACAGGCACCGTCACCGTGTTTGGTGTAGAAACCAGTGATGTTTTCTGCTGAGTGGTCAGTACCAATTACAAGACCGCCAACGTAACCAGCAATTTCGTATTGCGCGATCATGCGAGCGCGAGCTTTCACATTACCTTTCACAAAGTCGATTTTTGCTGAGTCTGTTGGTAGTAAACCTGTACCTTCAAGTGCAACGTGAGATGCAGCGTGAAGCCCATCAACACCCGCTTTGATGTTTACAGAAACAGATTGAGAAGGCTGGATGAAAGAGAGAGCAAGTTGTGCTTCATCTTCATCTTTTTGCTCGCCGTAAGGTAGGCGAACCGCAATGAATTGGTAGTCGTTGCTGCCAGAGTTTTCATTCAGGCTATCAACGGCCATCTGTGCCAAACGGCCACAGGTCGTTGAGTCTACACCGCCACTGATACCAAGGATCAGAGACTTGCAGCCTGACTGCTGAAGTTTCGTTTTAATAAAGTCCACACGACGAGTCACTTCGAAGTGAGGGTCAATTGAAGGTAGTACGCGCATTTCGTCACGAATTAACTGTTCCATTCGTATTCCTTTCCTGCAAGCAAATTAAAAATCTAGTGTTATCATACCTAAATCATCCGATTTAAAAACCTCTTTGCACAAGCTTAGAAAGAGAAGGCAGTAATAAATAATGGAAAAAATAGCCATTTTCGGTAGTGCGTTTAATCCACCGAGCCTAGGGCATAAAAGTGTGATTGATTCGTTGGCTCACTTTGACAAAATTCTACTCGTTCCAAGTATTGCCCATGCTTGGGGAAAAGAGATGCTAGACTTTGATACGAGGTGTCAGTTAGTTAACGCATTTATTAGCGATCTTTCACTGGATCAAGTTGAGCTTTCATTGATCGAGAAAAGCTTGTTTACGCCCGGTGAAAGTGTGACGACTTATGCTGTACTCAGTGAATTGCAAAAGTTACATCGTGACGCTGAACTGACGTTTGTGATCGGGCCGGACAACTTCTTTAAGTTCTCATCTTTCTATAAGTCCGATGAGATTACTGAACGTTGGTCTGTAATGGCTTGCCCTGAAAAAGTGAAAATTCGCAGCACTGACATACGTAATGCACTGATAAGTGGAAGCGATGTTGCAAAATTGAGTACTAAGTCAGTTACAAAGATGTTGCAAGATAGTGGACTGTATCAGATAATGTGAGTTCACTAATCAAGAGGTCAGAGGACTATGCTAAAGAGCGCGATACCAGCGACGTTGATCATGGCAGCATGCAGTATGCCTGCTTATGCTGAATGTGATTTTTTTAGCTTAGATTCGATCATGCTGACTTCTGATGACGACAACTGTTTGGATTTTTCTTCGAGCATTGAGTCTTTCGGCCAACGTATGATGGAAATCAGTGGGCTGAGCGATGAAGAAGCGCAGAGTACACCTGACTATTGGTCTGACTGGGTACTTCAAAGTAAAGACGCACCGCTACTGACACAAAGCATAGAATCAAACTATGTAGGTTTGGGGATGTGGTTTCCTGAAGATCTGGAAGATGAACAGTATGATATGTCTACAGAGGAGTGGCTGCTAAACCATGGCTTACAACTCAGCATTGGTTTTGGTGAGAAGGTCGAAGGGCAACCTCGTATGCGATTTGACTACCGTTGGCACGACTCGCGTGATGCTGACCTAATGATGCAAGTTGAATTGCCTTTCTAAACGAAGAAGCCGAAGATTTGCTCTGAACCTTGAACAGACGTTGAAGAATTAAAAAAGCCGCAAAAACTCAGTTTTTGCGGCTTTTTAGTATCTGGACTGTGGTTTTTATCGTTCTCAGTCTCTGGTGCTTATAGATCGTCACCAAAAACAAGCATGCACAGTTGTTCAAACTCTTCTTCTTTTCCTGAGAACAGATCATCGATCACAGCTGCTCGCTTCTGACCTGACTGCATTCGCTTCTTCGCTTCGCGCATTACCATCACCAAGGTGTGCTCTTGTGGCAGGTTAGAATCATCAATGTTCCATTGATTGAATCGCTGAGACAGGGCACTTTCACAAAGCAGCGGCTTGAACGACAACACTTCTTGCTTTAATACGGCCAGCATATCTTTACAGGCTTGCTCGGTATTGTTGGCACTTGAAGCGCGGGATTTCGTCAACTCTAGCTTTTCGAGTAGTGCCAAAGAAAGGTTGGTTTGCGTGATGTAACCCGCTTGTCTCGGGAATGAATCCGTCAAACGTACAGAAAAATCGACACGGTTAATCTGAGTGTTTGGAAAGTAGGTCAGCGATGTTAGGCAGTCGTATGGGATCCAAACGCTTTGTCCTGGTTCAACGGCGTACTCTTGTTTACCCAGCTTTATCAAAACCAAGCCACTTTGAACCGATACAAGGCTATGTTTAAGTACTTTCTTGCGTGGTGTGATCACCAAGTGTGAAAAGTAAGCCGATGTATATTCAATAGCGAAGTTCATAGATAGTACCTTAATTTTGGGGCGTCAAGATTACCGTTAATCTCAAAGAATGCCAACAATAACAGGGGATTTTCAATGTTTCTGGTCTGACCTTGTCAAAAGTATGGGCTCTGTAGCTGCGAGAAGTCAAAACAACGCGTAGAATGAGCCAGCTTTTTATTATATGAATTAAAAAATGACCTCTCCAACCGATCCATATGTTGATATTCGTCCTTACGGCGATGATGAAATTCCAGCGGCACTAAACCGCCTTATTAATGATGAAGAATTTATCAGTGCGATACTGCACTACCGTTTTTCAAACCATGCGTCTTGGTTCAAAGCATTAATGAGTCCAATTTTACGTGTGTACTTAAAAATGAAGTGGAGCAAGCTGACTAGCGTTGAATCCATTCAGATTGAAGTGAAAAAGTACTTACGTGACACGCTTGCTAAAACTACAAACGGTGTGACTTACACCGGTGTAGAGTCACTGGATGCAAATCAAGCTTACCTGTTTGTATCAAACCATCGTGACATTGCTATGGATCCGGCGTTAGTAAATTACGCTCTGCATCAAAATAATCATCAGACTTGTCGCATCGCGATTGGTGACAACCTGTTGAAGAAGCCATGTGCGACTGAATTGATGCGTCTGAACAAGAGTTTCATTGTTAAGCGCTCTTTAAAAGGGCCGCGTGAAATGATGAAAGCGCTAGGTCAACTGTCTTCTTACATTAAGCACTCTCTAGAGACAGGTAACTCTATCTGGATCGCTCAAAAAGAAGGCCGTGCTAAAGACGGTAACGATTTTACAGAGCCAGCTATCTTGAAGATGTTCCATGTTGAAGGACGTAAGCAGAAGATCGCTTTCCCTGAGTATGTGAAATCATTGAAGATCGTACCAGTCGCTATTTCTTACGAAAATGATCCGTGTGATACGGCTAAAGCCATCGAACTTTTTGAAAAAGACGTTAACGGCAGCTACGAAAAAGGTGAGTTTGAAGATATCGAAAGTATCATTCAGGGCATCATCGGTAATAAAGGTCGCGTGCATGTTGGTTTCGGTCAGGTTATCGACCAAGATTTTGATACTCCAGAAGCATTGGCTGAAGAGATCGATCGTCAGATCCACGAGAACTACAAACTGTTCCCAGTAAACCTATTGGCGGCAGAAAAAGAAGACGAGTCGATTACTGCTGCGGTTAAGCAAGAGTTTGAAGAGAAACTTTCGAGCTTGCCAAAAGGTGCGCGTCAGTATCTGATTGATAGCTATGCGAACCCAGTGAAGAACATTGGTTAGCGAACATCTCGCTTAATGAGCATTAGTTGATTAATTGACTGAATTGAAAAAGGAGCCTTGAGCTCCTTTTTTTGTTTTTCTGCTTTATCTTTGCATTAAAGAGGATGAACTGTCGGATAGATTAACGAGCGACTGCGCCACCCAGATCTAGATTGGTTGGCCATGTGGTCACAGTGTTGCCACCTAGATAGATATTGCCTCTGACAGTCATGGTCTCGGGAAACGTTGTAATTGCTGAGCCGCCTATATATAAGTCACCGTCAATCACGATTCCATTGGGTAGCTCTGTTAAAGGTGTACGGATCACGCTCAAGTCACCTTTTACTCTAAAGCCGTTTGGTAGCCTCTGCAGCGGGGTGTCGGTTAGGTTAATGAATCCGCCCACTCGCACACCTCTTGGCCAGCTAGTGATTTGGCTGCCAATCAAATCGGCATAGCCTTTTATCTCAACCCCAGTCGGAACTCTTGCGAGTTGGCTATTAGACGCTTTAAGGCTGCCGTTAACTTCTAAGCCTTTAGGTAGGCGAGTGATCGCTGTGTTTTCGATATTGAGATTGCCATCGACCACTAAGCCCGTGGGAAGCGAGGTATAAGGCTTATTACGTAGATATAAGTTTCCGTAATTATCGAGATGGTTCAATATTTGATAGTGATCGAGTGGTTCAGCACTGACATTTGTTATGGTTAGAGAACCAATAATAAGTGCAATTATTCTGAGCATAACGGGCTTCTTATTACGATAGACGCTAACACTATAATGGAAAAATTATTCTCGCATAGTGTTTTACCCATTTGGCGGTAGGTGAAAGAGGAATTTAGCGATAATGGCAGATAAATCAATGATTAGAGTAAACACACAAATAATTAAGGTCTTTCTGGTTGCAGCTTCGATGTTTGGCTCTATGTCTGTAAGTGCGAACAAAGTAATTTCAACACCCGCAAAGGCGGCCGTATTGGTGACTCAAGGCGGGCAACCGCAACGAGTTTGTTATTACGATGATAAAGCTTACAGCGTTGGTGCAGTGTTAGAGGTTGGTGGGGTCGTGATTCGGTGCGCTGCAGAAAACGATTTTGAGCAAAACGGTTCACTGGCTTGGGTTGAAATAAAAAAAGACGAGTAAAGCTACTCGTCTTTTAATAAGAATATGAATGCTTATATTAACGCGCTAGAGAGCGAGTCTTAAGTTCAAAAATAATCTTTTCAGCGCTGACTTCAAATTTAAAGCGAGCATGCAATTCCGTGCTTTCTTCTGTCATCTCTGACGCTTCAAATTCAACGTTGCTAGACACTTGTTTAGCAAGATCAACGTACTTAGCAAACTCAGTTTCAATGATTGCTTTAGAGTTACCGTAAACCGTTACTTCAGCAACATCGTCGCCTTCTTTAATGATGAACCCGATTTCACCTGCGCAGCCGCAAGCCTCACATACATCGTTGTTACCCATATCTTGGCTCATAAATAATCCTCTTACAAAGTCTGAGGTTATTCTAACGAGCAATTTGAACTGTATCTACAAAAATTAAAATCTTTGAACTAATTTATACTGGTATGCTATGTTGTTTGTTAAGGGGTTAAATGAATATGTACATTCGCGCCGACAAATATGTATGTGATCTATCTCATGTTTTGTTGAAAAGCAGTGTCATTAATTTGTCAGAATATCATTCAGTTAGTTGCGTCGTAACTGATTTTATAAGACTATCTATTGCTTGATAGGTATTTATACAATGAATTTATCGTTGGGTATTTGATATTCTAAGTAGTTATTTTAGATTAACCACTTAGAGCGGTAAGGTGACTTTCGAAGGATAATTAGACAAAGTGCCCAAAGAGGCAGCACTGTAAAATTGTTCGTACAAAGTATTTGTCGGTATTTAATGGAAATACTTGCGAAAAAATACCTTGCTCACATAATGCTGATAACGATTTTCATTCTGACTTCATTTGATTGAGTTAGATGGATTTACAAAGAGAAGAGCCTGAATATGCCAAAGCGTAGTAAAGAAGATACAGAAATCACTATCCAGAAAATCATGGATGCCGTTGTAGACCAGCTACTAAGATTGGGTTACGACAAGATGTCATACACGACGTTAAGTCAGCAAACGGGCGTTTCTCGTACAGGTATAAGCCACCACTTTCCAAAGAAAACAGATTTCAC contains:
- a CDS encoding hybrid-cluster NAD(P)-dependent oxidoreductase, whose translation is MSQSPLDQKASGQQPSLSQINVFPVKSVGGISLSSAWVEKQGLTFDRRFMLALADGSMVTARKYPKMVKVSSSLQPDGLIFTYEGKEPLRLKYANFKMQEAPATVWKDSFTAYTTNDEADDWFSDVLGVRVELLFSGEQSNRVREKLGQNVSFADGYPMLVISQASLDELNRRSPEVHSMDQFRTNFVVSNTEAFAEDGWKRIRIGEVEFEAVKPCERCILTTVDVERGEFRATKEPLNTFSTFRANERGGVFFGQNLVAKNEGLIKAGDVVEVLETKEKEHYEDTWGESLHLTCVEREEIARDFTTFWLEPAKENHSLPSYQPGQHLPIEMVIDGEKVSRRYTLSSSPSRAGRLAISVKRVDDGQISNWLNDHFQVGDTLVAQNPDGAFYLEDNPTHPLLLLSAGSGITPMLSMLRYLADHGQIDDVVFYHQCSSEEDIPYQAEIDKIARENAGLSVIYSLSQPTKEWDGLSGRLSVSHVAKIDELHKRQAFVCGPDGFMDNAKKLLIQMGLNPQHYHQEAFGVAQSTEEAVKQLQLSVNGYLFEGNNQSTLLEQAESAGVSIASSCRAGFCGACKVTLESGQVHQPDVPALQEHERNMGQILACCSVPQTDIEVVD
- the nadE gene encoding ammonia-dependent NAD(+) synthetase translates to MEQLIRDEMRVLPSIDPHFEVTRRVDFIKTKLQQSGCKSLILGISGGVDSTTCGRLAQMAVDSLNENSGSNDYQFIAVRLPYGEQKDEDEAQLALSFIQPSQSVSVNIKAGVDGLHAASHVALEGTGLLPTDSAKIDFVKGNVKARARMIAQYEIAGYVGGLVIGTDHSAENITGFYTKHGDGACDLAPLFGLNKRQVRELAATLGAPELLVKKVPTADLEELDPQKADEAALNLSYDQIDDFLEGKEVPQDVSDRLVSIYKATQHKRQPIPTIYD
- a CDS encoding nicotinate-nicotinamide nucleotide adenylyltransferase; amino-acid sequence: MEKIAIFGSAFNPPSLGHKSVIDSLAHFDKILLVPSIAHAWGKEMLDFDTRCQLVNAFISDLSLDQVELSLIEKSLFTPGESVTTYAVLSELQKLHRDAELTFVIGPDNFFKFSSFYKSDEITERWSVMACPEKVKIRSTDIRNALISGSDVAKLSTKSVTKMLQDSGLYQIM
- a CDS encoding AraC family transcriptional regulator — encoded protein: MNFAIEYTSAYFSHLVITPRKKVLKHSLVSVQSGLVLIKLGKQEYAVEPGQSVWIPYDCLTSLTYFPNTQINRVDFSVRLTDSFPRQAGYITQTNLSLALLEKLELTKSRASSANNTEQACKDMLAVLKQEVLSFKPLLCESALSQRFNQWNIDDSNLPQEHTLVMVMREAKKRMQSGQKRAAVIDDLFSGKEEEFEQLCMLVFGDDL
- a CDS encoding 1-acyl-sn-glycerol-3-phosphate acyltransferase; amino-acid sequence: MTSPTDPYVDIRPYGDDEIPAALNRLINDEEFISAILHYRFSNHASWFKALMSPILRVYLKMKWSKLTSVESIQIEVKKYLRDTLAKTTNGVTYTGVESLDANQAYLFVSNHRDIAMDPALVNYALHQNNHQTCRIAIGDNLLKKPCATELMRLNKSFIVKRSLKGPREMMKALGQLSSYIKHSLETGNSIWIAQKEGRAKDGNDFTEPAILKMFHVEGRKQKIAFPEYVKSLKIVPVAISYENDPCDTAKAIELFEKDVNGSYEKGEFEDIESIIQGIIGNKGRVHVGFGQVIDQDFDTPEALAEEIDRQIHENYKLFPVNLLAAEKEDESITAAVKQEFEEKLSSLPKGARQYLIDSYANPVKNIG
- a CDS encoding YnjH family protein — its product is MADKSMIRVNTQIIKVFLVAASMFGSMSVSANKVISTPAKAAVLVTQGGQPQRVCYYDDKAYSVGAVLEVGGVVIRCAAENDFEQNGSLAWVEIKKDE
- a CDS encoding YfcZ/YiiS family protein → MSQDMGNNDVCEACGCAGEIGFIIKEGDDVAEVTVYGNSKAIIETEFAKYVDLAKQVSSNVEFEASEMTEESTELHARFKFEVSAEKIIFELKTRSLAR